One Tachysurus fulvidraco isolate hzauxx_2018 chromosome 2, HZAU_PFXX_2.0, whole genome shotgun sequence DNA segment encodes these proteins:
- the gdf11 gene encoding growth/differentiation factor 11 isoform X1, producing MARANFWLCLTVLVALELCGSDEPELLSRAAAPSEVPVMAVMPSALSLLEVMHEEEVPVEEEEEEAEEEEEAAGARQCSACAWREQSRALRLETIKSQILSKLRLKHAPNISRAVAEQLLPRAPPLQRLLDQHDFQGDAAGIGAARELDEFTEADEYHATTESVIAMASEPEPIVQVDGKPNCCFFKFSPKLMFTKVLKAQLWVYLRPLQQTSTVYLQILRLKPVTDQGSRHIRIRSLKIELNSRSGYWQSIDFKHVLQNWFKQPHTNWGIDINAFDESGNDLAVTSLRPGEEGLQPFLEVKVLETTKRSRRNLGLDCDEHSTESRCCRYPLTVDFEAFGWDWIIAPKRYKANYCSGQCEYMFMQKYPHTHLVQHANPRGSAGPCCTPTKMSPINMLYFNDKQQIIHGKIPGMVVDRCGCS from the exons ATGGCGCGCGCTAACTTTTGGCTGTGTTTGACGGTGCTCGTGGCTCTCGAGCTGTGCGGCAGCGACGAGCCCGAATTGTTATCGCGCGCAGCGGCGCCCTCTGAAGTGCCCGTGATGGCCGTGATGCCCTCGGCTCTTTCCCTGCTCGAGGTGATGCACGAGGAGGAAGTGccggtggaggaggaggaggaggaggctgaggaggaggaggaggcagcCGGCGCGCGCCAGTGCTCGGCGTGCGCGTGGCGGGAGCAGAGCCGCGCGCTGCGCCTCGAGACCATCAAATCACAGATCCTGAGCAAGCTGCGGCTCAAACATGCGCCTAACATCAGCCGCGCCGTGGCTGAGCAACTGCTTCCTCGCGCGCCGCCGCTGCAGCGCCTCCTCGACCAGCACGACTTCCAGGGAGACGCGGCAGGAATAGGAGCAGCGCGAGAGCTGGACGAGTTCACTGAGGCGGATGAGTATCACGCCACCACTGAGTCGGTGATCGCCATGGCCTCAGAGC CGGAGCCAATAGTCCAGGTGGATGGAAAACCAAACTGCTGTTTCTTCAAGTTCAGTCCCAAGTTGATGTTCACTAAAGTGCTGAAAGCCCAGCTCTGGGTTTATCTACGACCATTGCAGCAAACATCTACTGTTTATCTGCAGATCCTACGTCTGAAACCCGTAACTGATCAGGGCAGTCGCCACATCCGCATCCGTTCCCTCAAGATTGAGCTCAACTCACGGTCAGGCTACTGGCAGAGCATTGACTTTAAACATGTCCTGCAGAACTGGTTTAAACAGCCACACACAAATTGGGGCATTGACATAAATGCCTTTGATGAAAGTGGCAACGACCTGGCTGTGACCTCACTAAGACCTGGAGAAGAAGGGCTG CAGCCGTTCCTGGAGGTGAAAGTTCTCGAGACGACAAAACGTTCACGCCGTAATCTTGGCCTGGACTGTGATGAGCACTCGACTGAATCTCGATGCTGTCGCTACCCACTCACAGTGGACTTTGAGGCATTTGGATGGGACTGGATCATTGCTCCTAAGCGCTACAAAGCCAACTACTGTTCAGGCCAGTGTGAGTACATGTTCATGCAGAAGTACCCACACACCCATTTGGTGCAACACGCTAATCCTCGAGGCTCGGCCGGTCCTTGCTGTACACCAACCAAAATGTCACCCATTAATATGCTCTACTTTAACGACAAGCAGCAGATCATCCACGGAAAGATTCCTGGCATGGTGGTCGATCGCTGTGGCTGCTCTTAG
- the gdf11 gene encoding growth/differentiation factor 11 isoform X2, giving the protein MARANFWLCLTVLVALELCGSDEPELLSRAAAPSEVPVMAVMPSALSLLEVMHEEEVPVEEEEEEAEEEEEAAGARQCSACAWREQSRALRLETIKSQILSKLRLKHAPNISRAVAEQLLPRAPPLQRLLDQHDFQGDAAGIGAARELDEFTEADEYHATTESVIAMASEPEPIVQVDGKPNCCFFKFSPKLMFTKVLKAQLWVYLRPLQQTSTVYLQILRLKPVTDQGSRHIRIRSLKIELNSRSGYWQSIDFKHVLQNWFKQPHTNWGIDINAFDESGNDLAVTSLRPGEEGLPFLEVKVLETTKRSRRNLGLDCDEHSTESRCCRYPLTVDFEAFGWDWIIAPKRYKANYCSGQCEYMFMQKYPHTHLVQHANPRGSAGPCCTPTKMSPINMLYFNDKQQIIHGKIPGMVVDRCGCS; this is encoded by the exons ATGGCGCGCGCTAACTTTTGGCTGTGTTTGACGGTGCTCGTGGCTCTCGAGCTGTGCGGCAGCGACGAGCCCGAATTGTTATCGCGCGCAGCGGCGCCCTCTGAAGTGCCCGTGATGGCCGTGATGCCCTCGGCTCTTTCCCTGCTCGAGGTGATGCACGAGGAGGAAGTGccggtggaggaggaggaggaggaggctgaggaggaggaggaggcagcCGGCGCGCGCCAGTGCTCGGCGTGCGCGTGGCGGGAGCAGAGCCGCGCGCTGCGCCTCGAGACCATCAAATCACAGATCCTGAGCAAGCTGCGGCTCAAACATGCGCCTAACATCAGCCGCGCCGTGGCTGAGCAACTGCTTCCTCGCGCGCCGCCGCTGCAGCGCCTCCTCGACCAGCACGACTTCCAGGGAGACGCGGCAGGAATAGGAGCAGCGCGAGAGCTGGACGAGTTCACTGAGGCGGATGAGTATCACGCCACCACTGAGTCGGTGATCGCCATGGCCTCAGAGC CGGAGCCAATAGTCCAGGTGGATGGAAAACCAAACTGCTGTTTCTTCAAGTTCAGTCCCAAGTTGATGTTCACTAAAGTGCTGAAAGCCCAGCTCTGGGTTTATCTACGACCATTGCAGCAAACATCTACTGTTTATCTGCAGATCCTACGTCTGAAACCCGTAACTGATCAGGGCAGTCGCCACATCCGCATCCGTTCCCTCAAGATTGAGCTCAACTCACGGTCAGGCTACTGGCAGAGCATTGACTTTAAACATGTCCTGCAGAACTGGTTTAAACAGCCACACACAAATTGGGGCATTGACATAAATGCCTTTGATGAAAGTGGCAACGACCTGGCTGTGACCTCACTAAGACCTGGAGAAGAAGGGCTG CCGTTCCTGGAGGTGAAAGTTCTCGAGACGACAAAACGTTCACGCCGTAATCTTGGCCTGGACTGTGATGAGCACTCGACTGAATCTCGATGCTGTCGCTACCCACTCACAGTGGACTTTGAGGCATTTGGATGGGACTGGATCATTGCTCCTAAGCGCTACAAAGCCAACTACTGTTCAGGCCAGTGTGAGTACATGTTCATGCAGAAGTACCCACACACCCATTTGGTGCAACACGCTAATCCTCGAGGCTCGGCCGGTCCTTGCTGTACACCAACCAAAATGTCACCCATTAATATGCTCTACTTTAACGACAAGCAGCAGATCATCCACGGAAAGATTCCTGGCATGGTGGTCGATCGCTGTGGCTGCTCTTAG